DNA from Rhodothermales bacterium:
GGCGATAGGTCGGCTCCAGAGCGGAGGTCAACACGTTGCGGTGCAAGCTCTTATCCGTCCCGAGGGCGGTGAGTTGGCGGGGCTCGTCGGAGAAGGCGACGATGGCCACCTCGTCGTCCGGGCCGGCGGCGTCGACGATGCCGAGCGCCGCCGCACGCGCCTGCTCAAACAGGTCGCCGTACTGCATACTGAAAGAGTTGTCGACGAGGACAACGACGGACTCGGCCTGTTCGGTCGCAAAAAACGGGATGCTGTCTTTCGGGATAAACGGCCGGGCGAAGATCAGGGCCAACAGCGCCAGCAGGAGGCCCCGGATCGCCATCAGCAGCCAGTCTTTGATCCGCCGCCGGCGCACCACTTCCTTTGGCGTCATCTTCAAAAACATCAGGGAGCTGAACCGCACCTGCTTCGCCCGTACACGCCGCACGAGGTGAAACAGGACCGGCAGTAGCGCCGCCCCGAGGCCGAAGAGGAATATGGCGTTGATGAAAGACAAACGATTAGCGATTAGCGATTAGTGATTAAATGAGTAGCGAGTGGCGATTGAATCGCGACAATAAGGTTCCGTCATCCTGGGCCCCGACCCAGGACCCAGAACAAAATGGCTAACCCGACTGGGTCCTGGATCAAGTCCAGGATGACGTTTTGCTCCATTTTGCATTTTTAATTTTGCATTGTTCACCGGTAGCGACTACGGGCGGCGAGGTACTGGAATAGGGCGAAGTCGAGCGGCTGGTCGGTGGTGACGAGGTTGTAGTCGATCCCCAGGCCACCGCAGGCCTTTGTGAGGGTGTCGCGGTAGCGGTTGAAGTTTTCCTGGTAGGCGATCCGGGCGGACTCGGCTTCGAGCACCATCTTTTCGCCGGTCTCCATGTCCTCGAACTCGACCATCTCGGAGAACTGGAACGCTACTTCCTGTGGATCGAGGATGTGGAAGACCAGCACGTTGTGGCCGTCGAAGCGGAAATGCCGGAGGCCGTCGATGATGGCCTCGGGGGTGTCCAACAAATCGGAGATCAGCACGATGAACCCCCGCCGGCGTTGGGCCTCGGCCAGCTCGTGCAACGGCTTGCTCATGGCCGTCGTCTTGCCCGGTTTGGCGTCGTGCATGTGCTGGAGGATCGTCAGCAGGTGTCCGGAGGCGCGGCGCG
Protein-coding regions in this window:
- a CDS encoding DUF58 domain-containing protein, with the protein product MPDSPAITRFIKPEILARISNLQLLARGVVEGFLSGLHKSPYKGASVEFVSYRPYIHGDYLMHVDWKLFARTDRLYVKEFEEETNTRFDLMVDISPSMGYTSGTVTKQEYAFFLAASLGYFMTRQQDAVGLTLFDDAIVTRIPARRASGHLLTILQHMHDAKPGKTTAMSKPLHELAEAQRRRGFIVLISDLLDTPEAIIDGLRHFRFDGHNVLVFHILDPQEVAFQFSEMVEFEDMETGEKMVLEAESARIAYQENFNRYRDTLTKACGGLGIDYNLVTTDQPLDFALFQYLAARSRYR